A single region of the Streptococcus sanguinis genome encodes:
- a CDS encoding pyrimidine-nucleoside phosphorylase, giving the protein MRAVDIIQKKRDGLELTSQEIQWLIEGYVNGTVPDYQMAAFAMAVYFKGMTTREISDLTMTMVGTGEQFDLSEIAGIKVDKHSTGGVGDKVTLVLVPLVASFGVPVAKMSGRGLGHTGGTIDKLESIKGFQVERSQQDFIKQVQEIGLSVIGQSDQLVLADKLLYALRDVTATVDTIPLIASSVMSKKIAAGADSILLDVTVGEGAFMKNIDDARVLARTMVDLGKAVGRKTVAVLTDMSQPLGTSIGNRLEILEALDILQGRGREDITTFICELAQIMLGLADVEKTVEEVRGQLTNGAALKKFEAMIAAQGGDLEDLYRPSSAAHIVDVKAEQAGYITELPAMEFGLFAMRLGAGRAVKSDDLDYETGIVFEKKVGDRVEIGEVFAKIYSNEKISQELVTDFQKNVKIGDESVAVSEIIEVIA; this is encoded by the coding sequence ATGCGTGCTGTAGATATTATCCAAAAGAAGAGAGACGGTCTGGAGCTAACCAGTCAGGAAATTCAGTGGCTGATTGAGGGTTATGTGAACGGGACGGTGCCCGACTATCAGATGGCAGCCTTTGCAATGGCTGTCTATTTTAAGGGCATGACGACTCGGGAAATTTCGGATTTAACCATGACCATGGTTGGAACTGGAGAGCAGTTTGACTTGTCAGAAATCGCGGGAATAAAAGTAGATAAACATTCTACTGGCGGTGTTGGTGATAAAGTAACTCTGGTCTTGGTACCATTGGTAGCTAGTTTCGGTGTGCCTGTTGCTAAAATGAGCGGCCGCGGGTTGGGCCATACTGGAGGAACCATTGATAAATTGGAATCCATTAAAGGATTTCAGGTAGAGCGCAGTCAGCAAGACTTTATCAAGCAGGTGCAGGAAATCGGCCTATCTGTAATCGGTCAGTCAGATCAGTTGGTGTTGGCGGATAAGCTACTCTATGCCTTGCGAGATGTAACAGCAACTGTTGATACGATTCCGCTGATAGCTAGCTCTGTTATGAGTAAGAAAATTGCTGCTGGTGCAGACAGTATACTTCTGGATGTGACTGTTGGTGAAGGCGCCTTTATGAAAAATATTGATGACGCTCGTGTACTAGCACGTACTATGGTAGATTTGGGCAAGGCTGTCGGAAGAAAAACAGTAGCTGTTCTGACAGATATGAGTCAACCTTTGGGAACCAGCATCGGCAATCGTCTGGAAATCTTAGAAGCTTTGGATATCTTGCAGGGCAGGGGTCGTGAAGACATCACAACTTTCATTTGTGAGTTGGCTCAGATTATGCTCGGACTGGCAGATGTTGAGAAAACGGTGGAAGAAGTAAGAGGACAGCTGACCAACGGTGCTGCTTTGAAGAAATTTGAAGCTATGATTGCTGCTCAAGGAGGTGACTTGGAAGATCTCTATCGTCCATCAAGTGCAGCTCATATTGTAGATGTGAAAGCAGAGCAGGCAGGTTATATCACTGAACTGCCTGCTATGGAGTTCGGACTTTTTGCCATGAGACTTGGAGCAGGACGCGCAGTTAAATCTGACGACTTAGATTATGAAACAGGAATTGTTTTCGAAAAGAAAGTCGGAGACAGGGTCGAAATTGGAGAAGTTTTCGCAAAAATTTATTCAAATGAAAAAATTTCTCAAGAACTAGTTACAGATTTTCAAAAAAATGTTAAAATAGGTGATGAAAGCGTTGCAGTAAGCGAGATTATCGAGGTTATTGCTTAA
- a CDS encoding DNA topology modulation protein, which yields MKIAVIGYSGSGKSTLAAQLSHHYSIPKLHMDRLQFQSGWKDSDRDWMSEQMDNFLSKNTDWIIDGNYSWCFYERRMAEADQIIFLNFSRWNCLYRAFKRYLKYRNRTRESMAPGCPEKFDWEFTCWVLWKGRRQTALARYKRIRQTFPQKFYELRNQKELNSFLQNLKTSEP from the coding sequence ATGAAAATAGCAGTTATTGGTTATTCCGGTTCTGGCAAATCCACTTTAGCAGCACAACTGTCCCACCACTACTCCATTCCCAAACTTCACATGGATAGATTGCAGTTCCAATCTGGATGGAAGGATAGTGACCGTGATTGGATGAGTGAACAGATGGATAATTTTTTATCAAAAAATACCGACTGGATCATTGACGGCAACTACTCTTGGTGTTTTTATGAACGGCGGATGGCAGAAGCCGACCAAATCATCTTCCTGAACTTCTCTCGCTGGAACTGCCTTTATCGAGCTTTCAAACGCTATCTAAAATATCGCAATCGGACCAGAGAAAGCATGGCTCCAGGCTGCCCCGAAAAGTTTGACTGGGAGTTTACCTGCTGGGTTCTTTGGAAAGGACGACGTCAGACAGCACTGGCAAGATATAAGAGAATCCGACAAACCTTTCCTCAGAAATTCTACGAATTAAGGAACCAAAAAGAACTGAACAGCTTCTTACAGAACCTAAAAACAAGCGAGCCCTAA
- the rpsT gene encoding 30S ribosomal protein S20 — protein sequence MANIKSAIKRAELNVKHNEKNSAQKSAMRTAIKAFEANPSEELFRAASSAIDKAETKGLIHKNKASRDKARLSAKLAK from the coding sequence TTGGCAAACATTAAATCAGCTATCAAACGTGCTGAATTGAACGTGAAACATAACGAAAAAAACTCAGCTCAAAAGTCAGCTATGCGTACTGCAATCAAAGCATTTGAAGCAAACCCATCTGAAGAACTTTTCCGTGCTGCTAGCTCAGCTATCGATAAAGCAGAAACAAAAGGTTTGATCCACAAAAACAAAGCAAGCCGCGATAAAGCACGCCTTTCAGCTAAACTTGCTAAATAA
- a CDS encoding cytidine deaminase, whose amino-acid sequence MATTELIDLAVQASKNAYVPYSHFPIGAVLVAKDGRIFTGVNVENASFGLTNCGERTAIFKAVSEGVLDFEELIVYGETEKPISPCGACRQVMAEFFAEDLKVTLVAKDKSTVVMTVKELLPYSFTDLT is encoded by the coding sequence GTGGCGACTACTGAGTTGATTGACTTGGCTGTCCAAGCCAGCAAAAATGCTTATGTTCCCTATTCTCATTTCCCCATCGGAGCAGTTTTGGTCGCTAAAGACGGACGGATATTTACTGGTGTTAATGTTGAAAATGCCAGTTTTGGCTTGACCAACTGCGGAGAGCGGACAGCTATATTTAAGGCAGTTTCAGAAGGAGTTTTAGACTTTGAGGAGCTGATTGTCTATGGTGAGACGGAAAAACCCATATCACCCTGTGGTGCCTGCCGCCAAGTAATGGCAGAATTTTTTGCTGAGGATCTAAAAGTGACCTTGGTCGCTAAAGATAAATCGACGGTCGTGATGACGGTCAAGGAATTACTTCCATATTCTTTTACAGATTTAACATAA
- a CDS encoding TetR/AcrR family transcriptional regulator yields the protein MSEKKISEKSLANLKKYNQESNQITRESLEISLMQLLEKKELKKITISELVERAGVSRAAFYRNYSSKEQILEEIFKNTVQGITDKLEEFNFKTEMYQIWLFLFKEAKKEARVISLAIDYNFEKLLTQAVFDFLEKRNRNAKKTTNSYMNSFWSSAVVSVLSKWIKDGMKVPAEKIASLGLPLFPQKKKSNKNK from the coding sequence ATGTCGGAAAAGAAAATATCGGAAAAATCACTCGCGAATTTAAAGAAATACAATCAGGAATCCAATCAAATCACGAGAGAGTCTCTGGAAATTTCTCTCATGCAGCTGCTGGAGAAGAAGGAACTCAAAAAAATTACGATTTCAGAGCTGGTTGAGCGAGCAGGGGTTTCCCGCGCTGCATTTTACCGCAATTATAGCTCTAAAGAGCAGATTCTGGAAGAGATTTTTAAAAACACTGTTCAAGGTATTACGGATAAATTGGAAGAGTTTAACTTTAAAACGGAGATGTACCAAATTTGGCTTTTTCTTTTTAAGGAAGCTAAGAAAGAAGCTCGGGTTATCAGCCTAGCCATCGACTATAATTTTGAAAAGCTACTGACTCAGGCTGTATTTGACTTTTTGGAAAAACGCAATCGCAATGCTAAGAAAACGACTAATTCTTACATGAATTCCTTCTGGAGTTCGGCAGTTGTTTCCGTTCTTTCCAAGTGGATTAAGGATGGCATGAAGGTTCCAGCTGAAAAAATAGCTTCTTTAGGCCTACCTCTTTTCCCACAGAAAAAGAAATCAAATAAAAACAAGTGA
- a CDS encoding class I SAM-dependent methyltransferase — protein MTKMYFAENPDAKHDIHELNVELLGQRLTFLTDAGVFSKKMIDYGSRVLLSALNFEAGERVLDVGCGYGTLGLTLAKAYGVAATMVDINQRALDLAQKNAERNQVSAHIFQSNVYEKVTGIFDHIISNPPIRAGKQVVHEVISGSYEHLTEGGDLTLVIQKKQGAPSAKSKMEAIFGNCEIVKKDKGYYILRSEK, from the coding sequence ATGACTAAAATGTATTTTGCAGAAAATCCTGATGCCAAACATGATATTCATGAATTAAATGTAGAACTGTTGGGACAGCGGCTGACTTTTTTGACAGATGCGGGTGTCTTCAGTAAAAAGATGATTGATTATGGCAGTCGGGTCCTTTTGTCTGCCCTGAATTTTGAAGCTGGAGAACGGGTCTTGGATGTTGGCTGCGGCTATGGGACTCTAGGTTTGACCTTAGCCAAAGCGTACGGAGTGGCTGCGACCATGGTAGATATCAACCAGCGGGCCTTGGACTTAGCTCAGAAGAATGCTGAGAGGAATCAGGTATCTGCTCATATCTTCCAGTCAAATGTTTATGAAAAGGTTACTGGAATTTTCGACCATATTATCAGTAATCCGCCTATTCGTGCTGGTAAGCAGGTTGTACATGAGGTTATCAGCGGAAGCTATGAGCATTTGACAGAAGGCGGTGATTTAACCCTTGTGATTCAGAAGAAGCAAGGAGCGCCCAGTGCCAAGTCGAAGATGGAAGCTATCTTCGGTAATTGTGAGATTGTTAAGAAGGACAAAGGCTACTATATACTAAGGAGCGAAAAATAG
- a CDS encoding DegV family protein, whose product MTWKIIADSGCDFREMANLAKDTQFESVPLTIQVENEIFIDDKQLDIDLMMEKMYASSAASKSACPSPDDYLKSFEGADKIFVVTITGTLSGSNNSAQVAKKIFLEEHPDAQIHVIDSLSAGGEVDLLVTKLNELIQQDLSFDEVVEVISRYQEKTKLLFVLAKVDNLVKNGRLSKLLGTVVGLLNIRMVGEASQTGTLELLQKARGPKKALASAIEELLKAGYKGGRLIIAHRNNEKFCQQFSQLVQEKYPQAQIETVPTSGLCSFYAEEGGILMGYEI is encoded by the coding sequence ATGACTTGGAAAATTATAGCTGACTCTGGCTGTGACTTTCGTGAAATGGCAAACTTGGCTAAAGACACCCAGTTTGAAAGTGTTCCCTTGACCATTCAAGTGGAAAATGAGATTTTTATAGATGATAAGCAGCTTGATATTGACCTGATGATGGAGAAGATGTATGCATCTTCTGCCGCTTCTAAGTCTGCCTGCCCTAGTCCAGATGACTACCTCAAAAGCTTTGAGGGAGCTGACAAGATCTTTGTGGTGACTATCACTGGAACTCTATCTGGCAGCAATAATAGTGCACAAGTTGCTAAGAAAATCTTTTTGGAAGAACATCCTGATGCCCAGATTCATGTTATTGATAGTCTTTCTGCTGGCGGCGAAGTGGACTTGCTTGTAACCAAGCTTAATGAACTCATTCAGCAAGATCTCAGCTTTGATGAAGTTGTTGAAGTCATTAGTCGCTATCAGGAGAAAACCAAGCTTCTCTTCGTTTTGGCAAAGGTAGATAACTTGGTCAAAAACGGTAGACTGAGTAAACTTCTGGGAACCGTTGTCGGCTTGCTCAATATCCGTATGGTCGGTGAAGCTAGCCAGACTGGCACGCTAGAGCTTCTGCAAAAGGCACGCGGTCCGAAAAAAGCCCTTGCTTCTGCAATTGAAGAGCTCCTCAAAGCTGGTTACAAGGGTGGTCGACTCATCATCGCTCACCGCAATAACGAAAAGTTCTGCCAGCAATTTAGTCAACTGGTACAAGAAAAGTATCCTCAAGCTCAAATCGAAACGGTGCCGACTTCAGGTCTCTGCAGCTTCTATGCTGAGGAAGGCGGAATCTTAATGGGCTACGAAATTTAA
- the deoC gene encoding deoxyribose-phosphate aldolase, with translation MKLNKYIDHTLLKPEASEEQILKLIEEAKVYDFASICVNPTWIEFAAEQLKGSEVKVCVPIGFPLGANTSDVKAFETKDAIQKGAGEVDMVINVGALKSKNYDLVERDIRAVVEAANGTLVKVILETCLLTDEEKVKACQLAQKAGADFVKTSTGFSTGGATVEDVALMRKTVGPDMGVKASGGARSYEDALAFIEAGATRIGTSAGVAIMKGEEASGDY, from the coding sequence ATGAAATTAAACAAATACATAGACCATACGCTTTTAAAACCAGAAGCGTCAGAAGAGCAGATTCTGAAGTTAATTGAAGAAGCAAAAGTTTATGATTTTGCCAGTATCTGTGTCAATCCAACCTGGATAGAGTTTGCTGCGGAGCAGCTAAAAGGCTCAGAGGTCAAGGTTTGTGTGCCAATTGGTTTTCCTTTAGGAGCCAACACTTCCGATGTGAAAGCTTTTGAAACGAAGGACGCAATCCAAAAGGGTGCGGGTGAAGTGGATATGGTTATCAATGTCGGCGCTCTAAAGTCTAAAAATTATGATTTGGTAGAGCGAGACATCCGTGCAGTTGTAGAAGCTGCTAACGGTACCTTGGTCAAGGTAATTCTGGAAACTTGCCTACTGACAGATGAGGAAAAGGTTAAGGCCTGCCAATTAGCTCAGAAAGCTGGAGCTGATTTTGTTAAGACTTCTACGGGATTTTCAACTGGCGGTGCGACAGTCGAAGATGTTGCCCTTATGAGAAAAACAGTTGGTCCTGACATGGGCGTCAAGGCTTCTGGCGGTGCTCGTTCTTATGAAGATGCGCTGGCCTTTATTGAAGCAGGTGCGACTCGGATTGGAACTTCAGCCGGTGTGGCAATTATGAAGGGAGAAGAAGCTAGTGGCGACTACTGA
- the coaA gene encoding type I pantothenate kinase, giving the protein MTNEFLHFEKISRHTWQNLHRKTTPPLTQAELNSIKSFNDKISLQDVTDIYLPLTNLIQIYKRSKEDLAFSKGIFLQKESRKQPFIIGVSGSVAVGKSTTSRLLQILLSRTFSSATVELVTTDGFLFPNKTLEDHGILNRKGFPESYDMELLLSFLDSIKNGQDFQIPVYSHETYDIVPQEMQGVKAADFVIVEGINVFQNPQNERLYMTDFFDFSIYVDAEVENIENWYLDRFKKMLTLAENDPKNYYHRFTTQSEEEVVTFAHNVWKSINLVNLLDYIEPTRNRAEIILHKARNHEIDEIYLKK; this is encoded by the coding sequence ATGACTAACGAATTTCTTCACTTTGAAAAAATCAGCCGCCATACTTGGCAAAACCTGCACCGCAAAACAACTCCGCCCCTGACTCAGGCTGAACTTAACTCTATCAAAAGTTTCAATGACAAGATTAGCCTGCAGGACGTGACTGACATTTATTTACCCTTGACCAATCTCATTCAGATTTATAAACGTTCTAAGGAAGACTTGGCTTTTTCCAAGGGGATTTTTCTACAAAAAGAAAGCCGGAAACAGCCCTTTATCATCGGAGTTTCTGGCAGTGTGGCCGTTGGGAAATCCACCACCAGCCGTTTGCTGCAGATTCTGCTTTCTCGGACTTTTTCAAGTGCGACAGTCGAGCTAGTTACCACAGATGGTTTTTTATTTCCGAATAAAACCTTGGAAGATCATGGCATTTTAAACCGCAAGGGTTTTCCAGAAAGCTATGATATGGAGCTGCTTCTTTCCTTTCTGGATAGCATAAAAAACGGTCAGGATTTCCAAATTCCAGTCTACTCGCATGAAACTTATGATATCGTCCCTCAGGAAATGCAAGGGGTAAAGGCTGCTGATTTTGTTATTGTCGAAGGCATCAATGTTTTCCAGAATCCTCAGAACGAGCGCCTATATATGACAGACTTTTTTGACTTTTCTATCTATGTTGATGCTGAAGTCGAAAATATTGAAAATTGGTATCTGGATCGCTTTAAAAAAATGCTGACGCTGGCTGAAAACGACCCCAAAAACTACTACCACCGCTTCACCACTCAATCAGAAGAGGAAGTAGTAACCTTCGCCCATAATGTCTGGAAAAGCATTAATCTTGTCAACCTGCTAGACTACATTGAACCAACCCGCAATCGGGCAGAAATTATCCTGCATAAAGCTAGAAATCACGAAATTGATGAAATTTACTTAAAAAAATAA